In Topomyia yanbarensis strain Yona2022 chromosome 2, ASM3024719v1, whole genome shotgun sequence, one DNA window encodes the following:
- the LOC131680890 gene encoding uncharacterized protein LOC131680890 — protein MHSKLLHDDKRYSKRLSPEPAQQPNESSTQSCNTHSKRAGKVLFRYVPVTIYGKGKQVTTYAFLDDGSSATLMEHSLLRELDLKGTPYPLCLNWTGGHQREEDESVLLTLKISGVNDTREVFDLPEVYMVRDLSLPKQSVSVSQLATKYSYLKGLPLKSYDDISPRILMGMNNCRLGHALRSVEGGENEPVSKTRLGWMIYGPCTMESGTTNSGYSNYHSFHICPCVREEERDLNAALKEYYSIESLGISGSQKSLHSKDEERAIKILSTKTRLVGNRYETGLLWRYDQVQLPDNKGMAAKRLACLQKRMRREPELAAAMRSKMLEYEEKGYIRRLSAMEKAEKHSNDWYLPIFPVTNPNKPGKLRIVFDAAAKVNGVSLNSFLLTGPDQLVSLLTVLYKFREFRVAVVGDIREMFFQVQMKKLDQRSQMILWNNGNPEDEPEVYAVAVMTFGAACSPSCAHYVKNRNAERFEEQYPRAVECIKYEHYVDDMLMSIETEEEAVKLASEVRFIHSQGGFEIRNWLSNSRSVIDNLHEVSTTEKNMSICAEMTTEKVLGMWWDTTTDTFTFKLSPKHDAQLLSGVRMPTKREVLRTLMAIYDPMGLIGNFLIYLKILLQEIWRSGCGWDDEINGKLAEKWLTWIEALPNVHQVRIPRCYRIVTSAKPTNDVELHIFCDASENGMAAVAYFRFEEEGKVECAMIGSKTRIAPLKFLSIPRLELQAAVIGARLAECIVKSHRMKIVRRVFWTDSRDVVCWLRSDHRRYSQFVAFRISELLDTTQVDEWRWLPTKANVADEGTKWKRLPDFRPRSRWFRGQDFLWESKSKWPGDNRDQGSTIEEIRPSVLHHTVTEPLVSFERFSKWKRLLRSMAYVHRFIMNLRKRTEGTTTELGPLTQEELKLAESTIYRMVQKQAYPDEMRLIRKNDSNANPWERTLPKTSPLYKLSPAIDNHGVLRMRGRINACEWVDEATKNPILLPRRNLVTNLVLADYHASYRHQNHHTVLNQVRLKFNIPRLRSEFDRVRRDCQRCKIRQSRPQPPAMGNLPPARLAAFQRPFSYTGVDYFGPMSVLVGRRTEKRWGVLLTCMTTRGVHIEIAYSLTTDSCILALRNFIARRGAPLEIISDRGTNFVGASRELRENLERVDEKKLMIEFVSPNTKWTFNPPAAPHFGGCWERLIHSVKKTMSDFDLPRLPSDEILRSTLMEIEMILNTRPLTDITLENDDEPPLTPNHFLLGSSDGTKPPIAFNDGPIVLKQSWKMAQLYADHFWKKWVTEYLPTLTRRTRWFLPVKPIQEGDLVVIVDCNLPRNCWPRGRVVEAVQAKDGQVRRVTVQTASGLLQRPASKVAVLDVGAIGGKPLEK, from the coding sequence ATGCACAGTAAATTGTTGCACGACGACAAGCGGTATAGCAAACGTTTGTCGCCTGAACCAGCGCAGCAGCCTAACGAGAGTTCAACACAGAGCTGCAACACGCATTCGAAGAGGGCGGGTAAGGTTTTATTTCGGTACGTGCCTGTAACGATCTACGGTAAGGGAAAGCAAGTGACAACCTATGCTTTCCTCGACGATGGGTCGTCGGCGACTTTGATGGAGCACAGCCTACTGAGAGAATTAGATCTTAAAGGAACGCCATATCCATTGTGTCTGAATTGGACGGGTGGCCACCAGCGGGAAGAAGATGAGTCGGTCTTACTGACCTTGAAGATCTCCGGTGTAAATGACACTCGCGAAGTGTTCGACCTCCCAGAGGTTTATATGGTTAGGGATCTTTCCCTTCCGAAACAGTCGGTCTCAGTCTCGCAGTTGGCAACTAAGTACAGCTATCTCAAAGGTTTGCCATTGAAATCCTACGATGATATCTCTCCACGGATCCTTATGGGGATGAACAATTGCCGCCTGGGTCACGCCCTGAGAAGTGTCGAAGGTGGTGAGAACGAACCGGTGTCCAAAACCCGCCTCGGATGGATGATATACGGACCTTGCACCATGGAATCTGGAACGACGAACTCCGGCTATAGCAATTATCACAGTTTCCACATCTGTCCCTGTGTTAGGGAAGAAGAAAGGGATCTGAATGCGGCACTTAAGGAATACTACTCAATTGAGTCGTTGGGAATCTCTGGTTCACAAAAATCACTACATTCAAAAGATGAGGAGCGCGCGATTAAAATACTGTCAACCAAAACACGACTGGTTGGAAATCGCTACGAGACCGGCCTATTGTGGCGCTATGATCAAGTACAGCTACCCGACAACAAGGGAATGGCTGCAAAGCGCCTAGCTTGTCTACAGAAGCGAATGAGACGGGAACCTGAATTAGCTGCGGCGATGCGATCGAAAATGCTTGAGTACGAGGAGAAGGGTTACATTCGGCGCCTGTCGGCAATGGAGAAGGCGGAGAAACATTCTAACGACTGGTATCTACCAATCTTTCCAGTAACCAACCCGAACAAACCAGGGAAGCTACGAATCGTATTCGACGCAGCCGCCAAGGTCAACGGCGTCTCACTGAACTCGTTCCTCCTAACGGGACCCGATCAATTGGTGTCACTGCTTACAGTTCTGTATAAGTTTCGCGAGTTTCGCGTCGCCGTAGTGGGAGACATTCGGGAAATGTTCTTCCAAGTACAGATGAAGAAGCTAGACCAACGAAGCCAGATGATTCTGTGGAACAACGGTAATCCGGAGGATGAACCCGAAGTGTATGCGGTAGCAGTTATGACGTTCGGTGCGGCATGCTCTCCGAGCTGTGCGCACTATGTCAAGAACCGAAACGCTGAAAGATTCGAAGAGCAGTATCCACGAGCGGTAGAGTGCATAAAGTATGAGCATTATGTCGACGACATGTTGATGAGTATTGAGACTGAGGAGGAAGCTGTAAAACTAGCCAGCGAGGTACGATTTATCCACTCTCAGGGAGGATTCGAGATACGCAATTGGTTATCAAATTCCCGTTCAGTCATCGATAACCTGCACGAGGTCAGTACCACGGAAAAGAACATGAGCATCTGCGCGGAGATGACGACAGAAAAGGTGCTCGGAATGTGGTGGGACACCACAACAGACACGTTCACATTCAAACTATCACCGAAGCACGATGCGCAGCTACTTTCCGGCGTCAGGATGCCCACAAAACGAGAAGTTTTGAGAACATTGATGGCAATATATGATCCTATGGGACTCATCGGTAATTTCCTCATCTACCTAAAGATCCTGTTGCAGGAAATCTGGCGTTCCGGGTGTGGCTGGGACGACGAAATCAATGGAAAGCTGGCCGAAAAGTGGCTGACGTGGATTGAAGCACTGCCGAATGTCCACCAAGTTCGGATTCCTCGCTGCTACAGAATTGTAACATCTGCCAAGCCAACGAACGATGTAGAATTGCACATTTTCTGTGATGCCAGCGAGAACGGGATGGCTGCTGTGGCCTACTTCAGGTTCGAAGAGGAAGGAAAGGTGGAATGTGCGATGATTGGATCTAAAACACGTATAGCCCCTCTGAAGTTTCTCTCTATCCCTCGTCTTGAGCTGCAAGCTGCCGTTATAGGAGCTCGTCTAGCCGAATGTATCGTCAAATCACATCGAATGAAGATCGTGCGCCGCGTTTTCTGGACCGACTCCCGTGATGTTGTATGCTGGTTGCGATCTGACCATCGGCGCTATAGCCAATTCGTTGCCTTCCGGATCAGCGAGCTGCTGGATACAACGCAAGTGGATGAGTGGAGATGGCTACCAACTAAAGCGAACGTAGCGGACGAAGGCACGAAGTGGAAAAGGCTGCCGGACTTTCGGCCTAGAAGTCGCTGGTTTCGCGGACAGGATTTTCTTTGGGAATCGAAGAGCAAATGGCCTGGTGATAATCGAGATCAAGGATCAACCATAGAAGAAATTCGTCCCAGTGTCCTACATCATACAGTCACCGAGCCACTAGTGAGTTTCGAGCGCTTCTCCAAATGGAAACGTCTGCTGAGATCGATGGCATATGTCCATCGTTTCATCATGAACCTTCGTAAGCGTACCGAGGGGACCACCACCGAACTGGGGCCACTAACGCAGGAAGAGCTGAAACTGGCCGAAAGCACCATTTACCGGATGGTTCAAAAGCAAGCGTATCCTGACGAAATGCGACTGATCCGTAAGAATGATTCAAATGCTAATCCGTGGGAACGTACATTGCCAAAAACCAGCCCATTGTACAAACTGAGTCCAGCCATCGATAACCACGGTGTCCTACGGATGCGAGGGCGTATAAACGCATGCGAATGGGTCGACGAGGCGACCAAAAACCCAATCCTGCTTCCAAGACGGAATCTCGTTACCAATCTGGTGCTCGCGGATTACCACGCTTCGTACCGTCATCAGAATCATCATACAGTATTGAACCAGGTTAGATTGAAATTCAACATCCCTCGCCTTCGTTCGGAGTTCGACCGTGTTCGCAGAGACTGCCAGCGCTGTAAGATTCGACAATCAAGACCGCAGCCTCCAGCAATGGGGAACCTCCCACCTGCGCGGTTGGCGGCGTTCCAACGACCGTTTTCCTACACAGGAGTCGATTATTTTGGGCCGATGTCGGTGCTAGTTGGCAGACGAACAGAGAAAAGATGGGGAGTCCTGCTCACCTGTATGACAACCCGAGGTGTGCACATCGAAATCGCATATTCACTGACGACAGACTCGTGCATTCTAGCACTGCGCAACTTCATTGCGAGAAGGGGCGCACCGCTGGAAATTATAAGCGACCGAGGAACGAACTTCGTCGGAGCCTCCCGGGAACTACGCGAGAATCTGGAACGGGTCGATGAAAAGAAGCTCATGATCGAATTCGTCAGTCCTAACACGAAATGGACTTTCAATCCACCGGCCGCTCCACATTTTGGTGGCTGCTGGGAGCGCTTAATCCACTCGGTCAAGAAAACCATGAGTGACTTCGACCTGCCGCGGTTACCATCGGATGAGATTTTGCGATCCACACTAATGGAGATTGAGATGATTTTGAACACAAGACCGCTCACTGACATAACCCTTGAAAACGATGACGAGCCCCCCCTAACACCAAATCACTTTCTGTTAGGGTCCTCTGATGGAACCAAGCCCCCGATCGCCTTCAACGACGGACCAATCGTACTGAAGCAATCCTGGAAGATGGCCCAGCTATACGCTGACCATTTCTGGAAGAAGTGGGTGACCGAGTACCTGCCTACATTGACGCGCAGAACTAGATGGTTCCTACCCGTTAAACCCATCCAGGAAGGGGATTTGGTGGTGATCGTGGACTGCAACCTCCCAAGAAACTGTTGGCCACGAGGACGTGTTGTCGAGGCAGTCCAAGCCAAAGACGGACAAGTTCGCCGTGTGACCGTGCAGACAGCGAGTGGACTGTTACAGAGACCAGCGTCCAAGGTTGCGGTGCTAGACGTCGGTGCTATCGGTGGTAAGCCACTTGAAAAGTAG